Proteins encoded in a region of the Isosphaeraceae bacterium EP7 genome:
- a CDS encoding glycosyltransferase family 39 protein, translating to MTPLTGRRWWLACSAVMALTLLALVPTTGDIGLTWDEPAYRHSQEMSSGWWERLSQARSWADVQSLLDKDALLFYWPYGRYGINFHPPLAGQLNLLTYKLFGGFMRDIPARRMADVIQFAATVTMLFGFLARRYGPWVGGVAAASLLFMPRVFGDAHIAATDTPGLFLWAAASLAFWKGLYETGARRWRVLVGVLLGLAFLEKMSAVLVILPIWAWLAAHFLATRKTSFTRAGLADFVLTTGAMLAPLVLVLVEIRRLAAPGILPLPNKIDLFALPPQIQSPLPAAVLLLPLAIWFGRRLLARLWPASPIWGVERPGLETWLAMLAFAPAIGWLGNPAWWRDGIVRLAHYAMLNSGRRGALPDIRIAYFGRIYLYSLPWHNAWVLIAITVPATILAAASVGLVASLGRSRSDRLPAYFLLQLCILPAMRMLNTPAHDGVRLLLPAFFFLAAFAGWGTIILAGWLGRILGGRLAPKLVRAIVASLVVGPAAWATVRVHPYELSYYNELVGGPKMAWHKGFELSYWFDAFNAPTLAEIERVLPRGVQIHTINENDASPTFDELQRLGELRPDLILGSPDKTVTPHAWLLTHDSKANAFTRLLFGMHPLFESRPAQLDGARVAAVMGPKAVSRAVALQLLLDTPGRPDPRPPAWAAALGPLGRFWGVGVSVLPVPGVIEEVIDWARTDPAGLRLAAREVSTRKPAEQLGPDAARLARVFGRYDQPGTSYSGNLLNSRPEVLVEAVEILIARPDAVRAVLRRPTYSDPSDFGGNLDAGLSPDVQATASAGS from the coding sequence ATGACCCCCCTGACCGGACGCCGCTGGTGGCTGGCTTGCTCGGCCGTGATGGCCCTGACCCTGCTGGCCCTGGTGCCGACGACCGGCGACATCGGCCTGACCTGGGACGAGCCCGCCTATCGGCATAGCCAGGAGATGTCCTCGGGGTGGTGGGAGCGGTTGTCTCAGGCCCGCTCCTGGGCCGACGTTCAGTCGCTTCTCGACAAGGATGCGCTCCTGTTCTATTGGCCCTACGGTCGTTACGGGATCAACTTCCACCCGCCGCTCGCCGGTCAGCTCAACCTGTTGACGTACAAGCTGTTCGGCGGATTCATGCGGGACATCCCGGCGCGACGGATGGCGGACGTGATCCAATTCGCCGCGACCGTCACGATGCTCTTCGGCTTCCTGGCCAGGCGTTACGGCCCCTGGGTGGGCGGAGTCGCGGCCGCCTCATTGCTATTCATGCCCCGGGTCTTCGGCGACGCCCACATCGCGGCCACCGATACACCGGGCCTGTTCCTCTGGGCGGCGGCCTCGCTGGCGTTCTGGAAGGGGCTTTACGAGACGGGTGCCAGACGCTGGCGGGTTCTGGTAGGCGTCCTCCTCGGCCTCGCATTCCTGGAGAAGATGTCCGCAGTCCTCGTAATCTTGCCGATCTGGGCCTGGCTTGCGGCTCATTTCTTGGCAACCCGCAAGACGAGCTTCACCCGCGCCGGCCTGGCCGACTTCGTGCTGACGACCGGGGCGATGTTGGCCCCGCTGGTCCTGGTCCTTGTCGAAATCCGACGCCTTGCCGCCCCCGGAATATTGCCTCTACCGAACAAGATCGACCTGTTTGCCTTACCGCCTCAAATCCAGAGTCCGCTCCCGGCCGCTGTTCTATTGTTACCTTTGGCGATCTGGTTCGGCCGCCGGCTTCTCGCCCGGCTGTGGCCCGCGAGCCCGATCTGGGGTGTTGAGCGGCCCGGCCTGGAAACCTGGCTGGCGATGCTAGCCTTTGCCCCGGCGATTGGATGGCTGGGCAACCCCGCCTGGTGGCGAGACGGAATCGTCCGCCTGGCCCATTACGCCATGCTGAACAGCGGACGCCGAGGCGCTTTGCCCGACATCCGGATCGCCTACTTCGGCCGGATCTACCTGTACAGCCTCCCTTGGCACAATGCCTGGGTTTTGATCGCCATCACCGTGCCCGCAACGATTCTGGCCGCGGCTTCGGTCGGCCTGGTCGCCTCTTTAGGTCGGTCGAGGTCGGACCGGCTTCCTGCCTACTTCCTGCTGCAACTTTGTATCCTGCCGGCCATGCGGATGCTGAATACACCCGCGCACGACGGGGTCCGCCTACTGCTCCCCGCCTTCTTCTTCCTGGCCGCGTTCGCCGGCTGGGGCACGATCATCCTTGCCGGCTGGCTGGGACGGATTCTGGGCGGGCGGTTGGCTCCGAAACTGGTTCGCGCAATCGTTGCCTCCCTGGTTGTCGGCCCCGCAGCCTGGGCGACGGTTCGGGTTCATCCCTACGAACTCTCGTACTACAACGAGCTCGTCGGCGGTCCTAAAATGGCCTGGCATAAGGGTTTCGAGCTGAGCTACTGGTTCGACGCGTTCAATGCCCCGACCCTGGCCGAGATCGAGCGAGTGCTGCCCCGGGGCGTCCAGATCCACACCATCAATGAGAACGACGCATCCCCGACCTTCGACGAGCTTCAGCGTCTGGGCGAGCTTCGACCTGACCTGATCCTGGGTTCCCCCGACAAGACCGTCACCCCGCATGCCTGGCTCTTGACGCATGACTCGAAGGCCAACGCCTTCACACGGCTTCTCTTCGGCATGCATCCCCTCTTCGAGAGCCGGCCCGCGCAGCTCGATGGGGCCCGCGTGGCAGCCGTGATGGGGCCGAAGGCGGTCTCGAGGGCCGTGGCCCTGCAACTGCTTCTGGACACTCCCGGTCGGCCCGATCCCAGGCCGCCCGCCTGGGCTGCGGCACTTGGCCCGCTGGGACGGTTCTGGGGCGTCGGGGTCTCGGTCCTGCCAGTGCCTGGGGTGATCGAAGAGGTCATCGACTGGGCGCGGACCGATCCCGCCGGCCTGCGTCTCGCGGCGCGAGAGGTCTCAACCCGCAAGCCAGCGGAGCAGCTCGGCCCCGACGCCGCGCGCCTGGCCCGGGTCTTCGGCCGGTACGACCAGCCCGGCACCTCGTACTCGGGCAACCTCTTGAACTCGCGGCCCGAAGTCCTGGTCGAGGCCGTCGAGATCCTCATCGCCCGGCCCGACGCCGTGCGGGCCGTCCTGCGCAGGCCCACCTATTCCGACCCCTCGGATTTTGGCGGTAACCTGGATGCTGGCCTGTCGCCCGACGTTCAGGCCACGGCCTCGGCTGGTTCCTGA
- a CDS encoding aminotransferase class I/II-fold pyridoxal phosphate-dependent enzyme → MNDAWIADRMRLIEASGIRKAFEMARSMKDPINLSIGLPDFDVPEPVKRAAIAAIEQGQNAYTVTMGLPELREALQARVDAEFGHADRQLMVTSGTSGGLLLALCAVANPGDEVLLFDPYFVMYRNLVALTGATPVFVDTYPSFGLPLDRVKAAITPRTKCIIANSPGNPSGVVVPADEMKALAELCRERGILLISDEVYRAFCYDDPFATPATWNEDVLVVDGFSKTYGMTGWRLGFAHGPSALIQEMAKLQQFSFVCAPSPLQKGVVAALNLDLTAQVDAYRSKRDRVAQALEGLYDLSHPDGAFYAFPKAPEAWPDATAFVAEAIRHNLLVIPGNVFSRRDTHFRLSYAVDDRTLGRGLDVLRKLAETGPSA, encoded by the coding sequence GTGAACGACGCCTGGATCGCCGACCGGATGCGCCTGATTGAAGCCTCGGGCATCCGCAAGGCCTTCGAGATGGCCAGGTCGATGAAGGACCCGATCAACCTCTCGATCGGCCTGCCCGACTTCGACGTCCCCGAGCCCGTCAAGCGGGCCGCCATCGCCGCCATCGAGCAGGGCCAGAACGCCTACACCGTCACCATGGGCCTGCCCGAGCTGCGCGAGGCCCTGCAAGCCCGCGTCGACGCCGAGTTCGGCCACGCCGATCGCCAGCTGATGGTCACCTCGGGCACCTCCGGCGGCCTGCTGCTGGCCCTCTGCGCCGTGGCCAATCCGGGCGACGAGGTCCTCCTCTTCGACCCTTACTTCGTCATGTATCGCAACCTGGTCGCCCTGACCGGCGCGACACCCGTTTTCGTCGACACCTACCCGAGCTTCGGCCTTCCTCTCGATCGGGTCAAGGCGGCCATCACCCCGCGCACCAAGTGCATCATCGCCAACAGCCCGGGCAATCCCAGCGGCGTCGTGGTGCCGGCCGACGAGATGAAGGCCCTGGCCGAACTCTGCCGCGAGCGCGGGATCCTGCTCATCAGCGACGAGGTCTATCGGGCCTTCTGCTACGACGACCCCTTCGCCACCCCCGCCACCTGGAACGAAGACGTCCTCGTGGTCGACGGCTTCAGCAAGACCTACGGCATGACCGGCTGGCGTCTCGGCTTCGCGCACGGCCCCTCGGCCCTCATCCAGGAAATGGCCAAGCTCCAGCAATTCAGCTTCGTCTGCGCCCCCAGCCCACTGCAAAAGGGAGTCGTCGCGGCCCTCAACCTCGACCTCACCGCGCAGGTCGACGCCTACCGAAGCAAGCGAGATCGTGTCGCCCAGGCCCTCGAAGGTCTCTACGACCTCTCCCACCCCGACGGCGCCTTCTACGCCTTCCCGAAGGCCCCCGAAGCCTGGCCCGATGCCACCGCCTTCGTCGCCGAGGCCATCCGCCACAACCTCCTCGTCATCCCCGGCAACGTCTTCAGCCGCCGAGACACCCACTTCCGCCTCTCCTACGCCGTCGACGACCGCACTCTCGGCCGAGGCCTCGACGTCTTAAGGAAGCTTGCCGAGACCGGGCCGTCGGCATGA
- a CDS encoding glycosyltransferase family 39 protein yields MTPSRCLFLLIAASGLARLAWAANLGLGNDEAYHYLYTVHPALSYFDHPPMLALVAAVGPLLGGGNASEIMLRLGFIVMFAGSTWLLARLASRAYGPWAGFYAALALNVSAYHTAAASTFVLPDGPLLFFWLLTLDRLAAALESPRTSLLPWAWVGLAWGGGMLSKYHAALLPMGTLLYILVEPSARSWLKRPGPYLAAALGLLLFSPVLIWNAEHGWASIAFQGGRAVGSLTPRPDMLAKAIGLQALYLFPWIFLPLCLALAGAVRCLKAGPSTDAESRLRKFLACLAVLPLGLFAAISCLKPVLPHWALVGFLSLFPAVGAAWAARSEARPARMRREVGLMAALPLVIVLAVLAHLRMGIFQSKGADESTSMGLVASSADPTLDMIGWDRVADELSRRGLLDDPETFLIASSWYRGGQLAYALRGRSNKPVLCYNQAPNSRGFGYWSRPEDYVGRDGIFMAINRRSTEPGYLDRWFRRIEPIGSFQISRRGSPVRTVDLYRCVGQKKPFPYAPADSDAPALASKPSATAPR; encoded by the coding sequence ATGACGCCGAGTCGCTGCCTGTTCCTGCTGATCGCGGCCTCGGGCCTGGCCCGGCTCGCCTGGGCCGCCAATCTCGGCCTGGGCAACGACGAGGCGTACCACTACCTGTACACCGTCCACCCCGCGTTGAGCTACTTCGACCACCCGCCGATGCTGGCCCTGGTCGCGGCGGTCGGCCCCCTGCTCGGCGGGGGCAATGCGTCAGAAATCATGCTGCGGCTGGGCTTCATCGTCATGTTCGCCGGCTCCACCTGGCTGCTGGCCCGGCTGGCGAGCCGTGCTTACGGCCCCTGGGCGGGCTTCTATGCGGCGCTCGCCCTGAATGTGAGCGCCTACCACACCGCCGCGGCGTCGACCTTCGTCCTGCCCGACGGCCCGCTCCTGTTCTTCTGGCTGCTGACCCTCGACCGCCTGGCCGCGGCGCTGGAATCGCCCCGAACGAGCCTGCTCCCCTGGGCCTGGGTCGGCCTGGCCTGGGGAGGCGGGATGCTGAGCAAGTACCACGCGGCGCTGCTGCCGATGGGGACCCTGCTCTACATCCTGGTCGAGCCCTCGGCGCGCAGCTGGCTCAAACGCCCGGGGCCCTACCTGGCCGCGGCGCTGGGGCTCCTGCTGTTCTCGCCCGTCCTGATCTGGAACGCCGAGCACGGCTGGGCCTCGATCGCGTTCCAGGGGGGGCGGGCCGTCGGCAGCCTGACGCCAAGGCCGGACATGCTGGCCAAGGCCATCGGCCTGCAGGCGCTCTACCTGTTCCCCTGGATCTTCCTGCCGCTCTGCCTGGCCCTGGCCGGAGCGGTGCGCTGCCTGAAGGCCGGCCCTTCCACGGACGCCGAGTCTCGCCTCAGGAAGTTCCTGGCCTGCCTGGCGGTCCTTCCGCTGGGGCTGTTCGCGGCGATCTCGTGCCTGAAGCCGGTGCTGCCGCACTGGGCCCTGGTCGGATTCCTGTCGCTGTTCCCGGCCGTGGGGGCCGCCTGGGCCGCGAGATCGGAGGCGAGGCCCGCGCGGATGCGGCGCGAGGTGGGTCTGATGGCCGCGCTGCCGCTGGTCATCGTCCTGGCGGTGCTCGCCCACCTGAGGATGGGGATCTTCCAGAGCAAAGGCGCGGATGAGTCGACCTCGATGGGCCTGGTCGCCTCGTCGGCCGACCCGACGCTCGACATGATCGGCTGGGACCGCGTGGCCGACGAGTTGAGCCGGCGCGGCCTGCTCGATGACCCCGAGACGTTCCTGATCGCCAGCAGCTGGTATCGGGGGGGGCAGCTCGCCTACGCCTTGCGAGGAAGGTCGAACAAGCCGGTGCTCTGCTACAACCAGGCGCCCAATTCGCGAGGATTCGGCTACTGGAGCCGCCCGGAAGACTATGTCGGCCGCGACGGCATCTTCATGGCGATCAACCGGCGGTCGACCGAGCCCGGCTACCTGGATCGCTGGTTCCGCCGGATCGAGCCGATCGGCTCCTTCCAGATCAGTCGTCGGGGTTCGCCGGTGCGGACCGTCGACCTCTACCGCTGCGTCGGCCAGAAGAAGCCCTTCCCGTACGCGCCGGCCGACTCGGACGCCCCCGCGCTGGCCTCGAAGCCGTCGGCGACTGCGCCACGCTGA
- a CDS encoding choloylglycine hydrolase family protein yields MKTRVLTGLFLVTAAACLSLHSVGLACTGITLIAKDGAVVYGRTMEWGPFDLRSRLIIVPRGHTFRGETPDGKPGLSWDAKYGVVGLDGVGKDIVIDGMNEKGMTVGLFYHPGTAAYQKYDPARAGESLAPTDVGQYLLTTCKSVDEVRKALEAVRVVPVVEQALGIVAAVHFLVTEPSGKAVVVEYLKGELTIFDAPLGTITNSPSYDWHETNLRNYVNLSAVSIPDRKIGDLDFKPLGGGSGMIGLPGDFTPPSRFIRAVAFSKSGRTTATGEETMYELFRILDNFNVPFGAAEGSGNDNTAGMRSATQWTTCNDTKNRVIYYHTQHNRRVRKVELSKINFDGPAELVRLPLDREQAQDIEDVTPAGK; encoded by the coding sequence ATGAAGACACGAGTTCTCACGGGTCTCTTCCTCGTGACGGCCGCGGCCTGCCTCTCCCTCCATTCGGTCGGGCTCGCGTGCACCGGCATCACACTCATTGCCAAGGACGGCGCGGTGGTCTACGGCCGCACCATGGAATGGGGCCCCTTCGACCTCAGGTCGCGACTGATCATCGTCCCGCGGGGCCACACGTTTCGAGGCGAAACGCCCGACGGGAAACCTGGCCTCTCCTGGGACGCGAAATACGGTGTCGTGGGATTAGACGGAGTCGGTAAAGACATCGTCATCGACGGCATGAACGAGAAAGGAATGACCGTCGGCCTCTTCTATCACCCGGGGACCGCGGCCTATCAGAAGTACGACCCGGCCAGGGCGGGCGAATCGCTGGCGCCGACGGACGTCGGGCAATATCTCCTCACGACCTGCAAGTCGGTGGACGAGGTTCGGAAGGCCCTGGAAGCTGTCAGGGTCGTGCCCGTGGTGGAGCAGGCCCTGGGGATCGTCGCCGCGGTCCACTTCCTCGTGACCGAGCCGAGCGGCAAGGCGGTCGTCGTCGAGTACCTCAAGGGCGAGCTGACGATCTTCGACGCCCCGCTCGGCACGATCACCAACTCGCCGAGCTACGACTGGCACGAGACCAATCTGCGCAACTATGTCAATCTGTCGGCGGTTTCCATCCCGGACAGGAAGATCGGCGACCTGGACTTCAAGCCGCTCGGCGGCGGTAGCGGGATGATCGGCCTGCCGGGAGACTTCACACCGCCGTCCCGGTTCATCCGAGCTGTGGCCTTCTCCAAGTCGGGCCGCACCACGGCCACGGGCGAAGAGACCATGTACGAACTCTTCCGCATCCTGGACAACTTCAACGTGCCGTTCGGCGCCGCCGAAGGCTCGGGGAACGACAATACCGCCGGGATGCGCAGCGCCACGCAGTGGACGACCTGCAATGATACGAAGAACCGGGTCATCTATTACCACACCCAGCACAACCGCCGCGTCCGCAAGGTCGAGCTAAGCAAGATTAACTTCGATGGTCCTGCCGAGCTTGTTCGCCTGCCGCTGGACAGGGAGCAGGCGCAAGATATCGAGGACGTCACGCCGGCGGGGAAGTGA
- a CDS encoding N-acetyltransferase, protein MNIRPARVGDVPAICDLIRTFADRKLMIRRSLGELYESIREFFVAVDDDGRVIGCAALHVFWQDLAELKCLAVSEQAQGRGTGRMLVDACWNAARELELSSVFTLTYVDHFFEKCGYHKIEKSELPHKIWNECVRCPLFPNCNEIALLRTVDSATPSAELDEHAANDLLVAQMAL, encoded by the coding sequence TTGAACATTCGCCCCGCTCGCGTCGGTGACGTGCCCGCCATTTGCGACCTGATCCGCACGTTTGCCGATCGCAAGTTGATGATCCGAAGGTCCCTCGGCGAGCTTTACGAATCGATCCGCGAGTTCTTCGTCGCGGTGGACGACGACGGACGGGTCATCGGGTGTGCTGCCCTGCACGTGTTCTGGCAAGACCTGGCCGAGCTGAAATGCCTGGCCGTCTCCGAACAGGCGCAAGGTCGAGGGACGGGGCGGATGCTGGTCGACGCCTGCTGGAATGCGGCCCGAGAGCTCGAGCTCTCGTCGGTCTTCACCTTGACATACGTGGACCATTTCTTCGAGAAGTGCGGCTACCACAAAATCGAGAAGTCGGAGCTGCCGCACAAGATCTGGAACGAGTGCGTGCGCTGCCCGCTCTTCCCCAACTGCAACGAGATCGCGTTGCTGCGGACCGTGGATTCGGCCACACCCTCGGCCGAACTCGACGAGCACGCCGCCAACGACCTGCTCGTGGCCCAGATGGCTCTCTGA
- a CDS encoding glycosyltransferase family 39 protein produces MPQTDASRRRRTFALSLAVTLATWAGMLATSPGMSIAWDEGYTLGRLARLRVWFRALDDPKAFASTWSPPLPDTELVQQDGQRAPRADQVDTYAKLLLEPAVVRWFWPFARAEPHGHPPFYALVGLVGDLLVPAWDELPRARVGPILLFGLTAGALFWFFAVRNGYGPAFVAASAWSLQPQLFGHGHYATYDAILTSLWVMGLLTFDSAVEETPEGRRWPRWRWVLAFGLVVGCALDTKLTGWFLPLPCLVWVAMYRDRKGLTTLLVGLFIAAIAALAMNPLWWVDPIGGLAEFFRSNLTRGQTRPIPVLFLGQVYMTPNQSLPYYNTLVWTILAASVGFLALALAGVLRSVVGWKRERFGILVAGHWAFLLLLRALPHVPGHDGIRQFLPAFGMIAPMAGLGAVWIGPRLGRLAWPVFLVAAAEGLAGIALMMPVPLSYFSPIVGGLPGATRLGMEPTYYWDALDDETLRWLDGHTGPTEKVRFATYPTSWLYLREIGRLNVRFLPNQPGAWAWYVLQNRPGAFSPIDRLLVRNGTPAHVVTKLGVPLVWVFPYSDVEAAQRRQTAQDAPR; encoded by the coding sequence GTGCCCCAGACCGACGCGAGCCGACGCCGGCGGACTTTCGCCCTGAGCCTGGCGGTCACGCTGGCGACCTGGGCCGGCATGCTCGCGACGAGCCCTGGGATGTCGATCGCCTGGGACGAGGGGTACACCCTCGGCCGCCTGGCCAGACTCCGCGTCTGGTTCCGCGCCCTGGATGACCCCAAGGCTTTTGCCTCAACCTGGTCTCCCCCATTGCCCGACACCGAGCTGGTGCAGCAGGACGGCCAGCGGGCACCACGGGCCGATCAGGTCGATACTTACGCGAAATTGCTGCTCGAGCCGGCGGTCGTTCGTTGGTTCTGGCCGTTTGCTCGCGCCGAGCCGCACGGGCACCCGCCGTTTTATGCGCTGGTCGGCCTGGTCGGTGACCTGCTCGTACCCGCCTGGGACGAGTTGCCGCGTGCCCGCGTCGGCCCGATCCTCCTCTTCGGCCTGACGGCCGGCGCCTTGTTCTGGTTCTTCGCCGTTCGCAATGGGTATGGCCCGGCCTTCGTGGCAGCCTCGGCCTGGTCATTGCAGCCGCAACTCTTTGGCCACGGACACTATGCGACCTATGACGCGATCCTGACCTCGCTCTGGGTCATGGGCCTCTTGACGTTCGACTCGGCGGTGGAAGAGACGCCCGAGGGCCGACGATGGCCCAGATGGCGCTGGGTGCTCGCGTTCGGATTGGTCGTTGGATGCGCGCTCGACACCAAACTGACGGGTTGGTTCCTGCCGCTTCCTTGCCTGGTCTGGGTCGCCATGTATCGCGACCGGAAAGGCCTGACGACGCTGCTGGTTGGTCTGTTCATCGCGGCGATTGCGGCGCTGGCCATGAACCCGCTCTGGTGGGTGGACCCGATTGGCGGTCTTGCTGAATTCTTCCGGTCGAATCTGACCCGGGGCCAGACTCGCCCGATCCCCGTCCTGTTCCTGGGCCAGGTCTACATGACCCCCAACCAGTCGTTGCCTTACTACAACACCCTGGTCTGGACCATCCTCGCTGCCTCGGTCGGGTTCCTGGCCCTGGCCCTTGCGGGCGTCCTGCGGTCGGTCGTGGGCTGGAAACGGGAGCGATTCGGCATCCTGGTCGCGGGGCACTGGGCGTTCCTGCTGCTGCTGCGTGCCCTGCCTCATGTCCCTGGTCACGACGGGATCCGCCAGTTCTTGCCCGCGTTCGGCATGATTGCTCCGATGGCGGGCCTGGGCGCGGTCTGGATCGGACCCAGGCTTGGTCGCCTGGCCTGGCCGGTGTTCCTGGTGGCGGCCGCGGAAGGGCTGGCGGGCATTGCCCTGATGATGCCGGTGCCGCTCTCGTATTTCAGCCCGATCGTCGGCGGCCTCCCCGGTGCGACCCGCCTGGGGATGGAGCCCACCTACTACTGGGACGCCCTGGACGACGAGACCCTGCGCTGGCTTGACGGGCACACCGGGCCGACGGAGAAGGTCCGGTTCGCCACGTACCCGACCTCCTGGCTTTACCTCCGCGAGATCGGCCGCTTGAACGTCCGGTTCCTGCCCAACCAGCCGGGTGCTTGGGCCTGGTACGTGCTCCAGAACCGGCCCGGAGCGTTCTCGCCAATCGACCGGCTGCTGGTCCGCAACGGGACGCCGGCGCACGTCGTGACCAAACTTGGCGTCCCGTTGGTCTGGGTCTTCCCCTATTCCGACGTCGAAGCTGCGCAGCGACGCCAGACGGCCCAGGATGCCCCACGATGA
- a CDS encoding MFS transporter yields MSPLITIVLVVLVDLMGFTIVMPLLAPFAKQYGFSPMQIGALMAAYPLCQLIAGPILGRLSDRYGRRPVLVFSQAGTALSFLIMGLTRDYTTLLLARMLDGASGGNILVAQAYVADVTPPEQRSRGLGMIGAAFGIGFVLGPLLSGLILDLPVSPDLHLRLPFLVAAGFSTIALLLVVFRLPESRPAGAVGQSARTLSLRGLTTMLSSPGIRGLVGIGTLTILAWSTLEATYSLFLRERLGWNASQAAYAFAFLGAVVALVQGGLIRRLVPKYGEPKLIIWGIALATLGLAGLAMSGGLIGLLLATLVVGVGQGIAAPTIQGLLSRSTSPEDQGAILGAYGSAQMAARMVCYMVANVLLGAYGPAMPFWQGAVTALAALGLAIAVVGPGRKVRDQVQEPAEAVA; encoded by the coding sequence ATGTCCCCACTGATTACCATCGTCCTCGTCGTGCTGGTGGACCTGATGGGGTTCACGATCGTGATGCCGCTGCTGGCCCCGTTCGCCAAGCAATACGGCTTCAGCCCGATGCAGATCGGGGCCTTGATGGCGGCGTATCCGCTCTGCCAGCTCATCGCGGGGCCGATCCTCGGACGGCTGAGCGACCGGTACGGCAGGCGTCCGGTCCTGGTCTTCAGCCAGGCGGGAACCGCCCTCTCGTTCCTGATCATGGGCCTGACCCGCGACTACACCACGCTGCTGCTGGCGCGGATGCTCGACGGAGCCTCGGGCGGGAACATCCTGGTGGCCCAGGCCTACGTGGCCGACGTGACGCCGCCCGAGCAGCGTTCCCGGGGGCTCGGGATGATCGGCGCCGCGTTCGGCATCGGGTTCGTCCTGGGCCCGCTGCTGAGCGGCCTGATCCTCGACCTGCCGGTCTCGCCCGACCTGCACCTGCGGCTCCCGTTCCTGGTCGCGGCCGGGTTCTCGACCATCGCCTTGCTGCTGGTCGTGTTCCGCCTGCCCGAGAGCCGCCCCGCGGGGGCCGTCGGCCAGTCTGCGCGAACCCTGAGCCTTCGCGGCCTGACGACGATGCTGTCCAGCCCGGGCATCCGGGGATTGGTGGGGATCGGCACACTGACGATCCTGGCCTGGTCGACCTTGGAAGCAACTTATAGCCTCTTCCTACGCGAGCGGCTGGGCTGGAACGCGAGCCAGGCGGCTTACGCGTTTGCATTCCTGGGCGCGGTTGTCGCCCTGGTTCAGGGGGGGCTCATCCGCAGGCTGGTTCCGAAGTATGGTGAGCCCAAGCTGATTATCTGGGGTATCGCGCTGGCGACCCTCGGCCTGGCCGGGCTGGCGATGTCCGGCGGGCTGATTGGCTTGCTGCTGGCGACCCTGGTCGTGGGCGTGGGCCAGGGAATTGCCGCCCCGACGATCCAGGGGCTGCTCTCGCGGTCGACCTCACCCGAAGACCAGGGGGCCATCCTGGGCGCCTACGGCTCGGCGCAGATGGCCGCCCGGATGGTCTGCTACATGGTCGCCAACGTGCTGCTGGGAGCCTACGGGCCGGCGATGCCCTTCTGGCAAGGGGCGGTCACCGCGCTTGCGGCCCTCGGCCTGGCGATCGCCGTCGTCGGGCCTGGCCGGAAGGTCCGGGATCAGGTTCAGGAACCAGCCGAGGCCGTGGCCTGA
- a CDS encoding tyrosine protein phosphatase, with the protein MTTTRRTWLRRGLGLALIAFACQQAWRHGHDYVFADQFAEIEPGKVYRGAWQKPWPMERIVRDRKIKTIVALAHPDDHPLAKQEKAFSERMGVRWVHIPIVEQRVGDDPEEVSDKLEQAAAIVADPANQPVYFHCHHGINRASMVQIAYRTMFCGWTMEQAHDEIARTFGLVTVSKGPDYRHMKSFYDERVLPRRRAEAEARTAQLGNSGPTR; encoded by the coding sequence ATGACGACGACTCGCCGGACCTGGCTGCGACGAGGCCTCGGCCTGGCCCTAATTGCCTTCGCCTGCCAGCAGGCCTGGAGGCACGGGCACGACTATGTCTTCGCCGACCAGTTCGCCGAGATCGAGCCTGGAAAGGTCTACCGAGGCGCCTGGCAGAAGCCCTGGCCGATGGAGCGAATCGTCCGCGATCGGAAGATCAAGACGATCGTCGCGCTGGCCCACCCGGATGACCACCCGCTCGCCAAGCAGGAGAAGGCGTTCTCCGAACGTATGGGCGTCCGCTGGGTCCACATCCCGATCGTCGAGCAGCGCGTCGGCGACGACCCTGAGGAGGTCTCGGACAAGCTGGAACAGGCCGCGGCCATCGTCGCCGACCCGGCCAATCAGCCCGTCTATTTCCACTGCCACCACGGGATCAACCGGGCGTCGATGGTCCAGATTGCCTACCGGACCATGTTCTGCGGCTGGACGATGGAGCAGGCCCACGACGAGATCGCCCGGACCTTCGGCCTGGTGACGGTCTCGAAGGGCCCCGACTACCGCCACATGAAGTCCTTCTACGACGAGCGGGTCTTGCCCAGGCGACGAGCCGAGGCCGAGGCCCGCACGGCACAGCTCGGCAATTCCGGCCCGACCCGCTGA